One region of Chryseobacterium sp. C-71 genomic DNA includes:
- a CDS encoding TonB-dependent receptor gives MNKKIQILSILFLGISSVAFSQIKEEKLILNKKREPEVKKIEKKKTSVETVKNYPPEEKSANPVKYNITDVPAVSDFKTSTIQGEDVAPKFDGTAQNNYFQFGMGNYGKIVADANISKTLENKIEVGADVHVLSTNGLKKVYDWDSNQSSATLGAFLNSYGEKGKINVNAEYGLDNYNYYGIYALTPSADVDLKQKVNQFKVNGYYDFYSNEILNDVRVKSSFLSDHFDAKENQASILANLSKHAVELGKSGVVLNADLGLGLETVKTDFALLNKNSSTFFNADIAPKVTFAKGESYLMLGSSFSFLNARNSNLILAEELKNNKTYWFPQAEFQVAAAKEFKFYGGVDGGLKLNTYSELLQTNPFLVSDQMLRPTETQYHFYAGLRGDIDETFKYDVSAGFGKMRNIMFFQGNNLFDNTFTLDRPGYDFANTFSAVYDDGNVSDIKGSLQYFPLENLIVDADVRFLKYDLKNYDNIYNVPLVTGSIGAKYTMFEKKLSLGFKGIFATDRTTNSYMLEGVGSPSLIFQSTEDTNDKVGGYADLNLSAEYKIHKNFSIFALGNNLLSSKYQTYKGYKVLGAQVVGGVKITF, from the coding sequence ATGAACAAGAAAATTCAAATACTATCTATATTATTTCTGGGAATTTCGTCGGTGGCGTTTTCTCAGATCAAAGAGGAAAAACTGATTCTTAATAAGAAAAGAGAACCGGAAGTAAAGAAAATTGAGAAGAAGAAAACCTCAGTAGAAACGGTGAAAAATTATCCGCCGGAGGAGAAATCGGCGAATCCTGTGAAATACAATATTACAGATGTTCCTGCGGTGTCAGATTTTAAAACCTCTACTATTCAGGGTGAAGATGTTGCTCCGAAATTTGACGGAACGGCCCAGAATAACTATTTCCAGTTTGGAATGGGGAATTACGGAAAGATTGTAGCAGATGCCAACATTTCTAAAACGCTTGAGAACAAAATCGAAGTTGGAGCGGACGTTCATGTGCTTTCTACCAATGGTTTGAAAAAAGTTTACGATTGGGATTCTAATCAGAGTTCGGCAACTTTGGGGGCTTTCTTAAATTCTTATGGGGAAAAAGGGAAAATCAATGTCAACGCTGAATACGGTTTAGATAATTATAACTATTACGGAATTTACGCATTGACGCCTTCTGCAGATGTAGATTTGAAGCAGAAAGTGAATCAGTTTAAAGTGAACGGTTATTATGATTTTTATTCAAATGAAATTTTAAATGATGTAAGGGTAAAATCTTCCTTTTTGAGTGACCATTTTGATGCAAAAGAAAATCAGGCTTCCATTTTGGCCAACCTTTCAAAACACGCTGTTGAACTAGGAAAAAGCGGAGTTGTTTTAAATGCTGATTTAGGTTTAGGTTTAGAAACGGTAAAAACAGATTTTGCTTTATTAAATAAAAATTCATCAACATTCTTTAATGCAGATATTGCTCCGAAAGTAACTTTTGCTAAAGGTGAATCGTATTTGATGTTGGGTTCTTCTTTTTCATTTTTAAATGCGAGAAATTCTAATTTAATTTTAGCTGAAGAATTAAAAAACAATAAAACATATTGGTTTCCACAGGCTGAGTTTCAGGTAGCTGCTGCTAAAGAATTTAAGTTCTATGGTGGAGTAGACGGTGGTTTAAAGTTGAATACTTACAGTGAATTGTTGCAGACAAACCCGTTCTTGGTTTCAGACCAGATGCTGAGACCTACGGAAACGCAATATCATTTTTATGCAGGTTTAAGAGGTGATATCGACGAAACTTTTAAATATGATGTTTCTGCAGGATTCGGAAAAATGAGAAATATTATGTTCTTCCAGGGAAATAATTTGTTCGACAATACATTTACTTTAGACCGTCCTGGTTATGATTTTGCCAATACATTTTCTGCAGTTTACGATGATGGAAATGTGAGTGATATCAAAGGTAGTTTACAATATTTCCCGCTTGAAAACCTAATTGTTGATGCCGATGTTAGATTTTTAAAGTATGATTTAAAGAATTACGATAATATTTACAACGTTCCTTTAGTAACTGGAAGCATTGGTGCAAAATACACTATGTTCGAGAAAAAACTATCATTAGGCTTCAAAGGAATCTTCGCAACAGACAGAACTACAAACTCGTATATGCTTGAAGGCGTGGGAAGTCCGTCGTTGATTTTCCAGTCAACGGAAGATACAAATGATAAAGTTGGAGGGTATGCAGATTTAAACTTGTCTGCAGAGTATAAAATTCACAAAAATTTCAGTATTTTCGCACTCGGAAACAATCTTCTAAGCTCAAAATACCAAACGTACAAAGGCTACAAAGTTCTTGGTGCACAGGTTGTAGGAGGTGTGAAGATTACGTTTTAG
- a CDS encoding tetratricopeptide repeat protein, which yields MKSKKILLAAAVFYFGVSEAQQSQYFTQKENYRFNLAQNLYQTKIYNASQYEYARQYFYNQNLEQSRKEAAQFFDNVIGVILQKNHAEEGLTAFMKEYPNSAYFAQANLPLADYYLSKKDFKEALKTLKKVNQYQLTKEENTQYILKLGYAKFMMGDSKGAIDALEEAHKTADESQKGDIAYMLGHLYYSSKQNDQAFQYFDSIKDQPKFSKLVRPYYVQMHYNDKDYDKAISEGNALLNEDISASYKAEVHKIIGESYFMKNDYESAYPHLKDYLSVQQNPSENDLYEMGFVAAQLKKYDEAVSYYNQLINSNSALAQNAYYQLGNAYLAVDKKQEALSAFRSSYQMDYDASVKQLAHEQYAKLGYDIGNPFESPTTVIQNYITANPSGAKNAEMRSLLVKSYLYSGNFKETLSAIDKLPNSTPETDKVDQEVSYLLGTEEFNKGNFDEAERYFLRSLEFNINKEFNSRALYWLGQVYYQKGNYPSAIARYEKLTNETFPEKQQLPYDLGYAYFKSKKFDQAEQYFTQYLKNPKPEFKNDAELRLADINYANNDLDQAIAIYDKNEDATDYTLYQKALALGFKNDNVAKITNLKSLISKYPGSDYIDDAQYEIGVAYAAQDDFTNSNDFFGKVIKSSSDKDLVANASIYRAQNYIDQNQNDKALSELKSLGEQYKNTAYAQKIVQAAKPIFTKNGDVSGYAGFARNVGVNIDASEIDEINLSTGKQYFTKKDYKNAISYYEKYLTQNPTGEGLYQAKYELGESYYQTNNPTKALLVLQEIANIQNDYQDDAATRVAQIYIAQGNSAEAKKYLENIKNSSNINVKNYANVELMKMYAEEKNFSEAEKLANAVIANNKNSAAVIETAKVIKARSLMNSGKDKDAQTAYTSLEKSSNTEVAAEALYAKAFYQNKGKAFKSSNETIFKLANNYASEDYWGAKALVLMAKNYIGLKDNYQASYTCDQIISNYADFPEIVAEAKEVKKQIKK from the coding sequence ATGAAATCAAAAAAAATACTTTTAGCGGCTGCTGTTTTCTATTTCGGGGTTTCCGAAGCGCAACAGTCTCAATACTTTACCCAAAAGGAAAACTATAGGTTTAATCTTGCTCAGAATCTTTATCAGACCAAAATATACAACGCTTCTCAATACGAATATGCACGACAGTATTTCTACAATCAGAATCTGGAGCAGTCGAGGAAAGAAGCTGCCCAGTTTTTTGATAACGTGATAGGAGTGATTCTGCAGAAAAATCATGCGGAAGAAGGATTGACGGCTTTTATGAAAGAATATCCGAACTCTGCGTATTTTGCTCAGGCTAATTTGCCTTTGGCGGATTATTATTTGTCTAAAAAAGATTTTAAGGAAGCTTTAAAAACTTTAAAAAAGGTTAATCAATACCAACTGACCAAAGAAGAGAATACCCAGTATATTCTGAAATTGGGGTACGCTAAATTTATGATGGGTGATTCTAAAGGGGCAATTGATGCATTGGAAGAAGCTCACAAAACGGCAGACGAATCTCAGAAAGGTGATATTGCGTATATGTTGGGTCATTTGTATTATTCAAGTAAGCAAAATGATCAGGCGTTTCAGTATTTTGATTCGATAAAAGATCAGCCGAAATTTTCAAAACTGGTGCGTCCGTATTATGTGCAGATGCATTACAATGATAAAGATTATGACAAGGCGATTTCTGAAGGAAATGCTTTGCTGAATGAAGATATTTCTGCGTCTTATAAAGCGGAGGTTCATAAAATCATCGGTGAATCTTATTTCATGAAGAATGATTATGAATCGGCTTACCCGCATTTGAAAGATTATCTGAGTGTTCAGCAAAACCCGTCTGAAAATGATCTGTATGAAATGGGATTTGTGGCGGCTCAACTTAAAAAATATGATGAAGCGGTTTCTTATTACAATCAATTGATCAACAGTAATTCGGCTTTGGCTCAGAATGCTTATTATCAGTTAGGAAATGCTTATTTGGCGGTTGATAAAAAGCAGGAAGCACTTTCAGCGTTCCGTTCGTCTTATCAGATGGATTACGATGCGAGTGTAAAACAGTTGGCTCACGAACAATACGCAAAATTGGGTTACGACATCGGAAACCCCTTTGAAAGCCCGACGACGGTAATTCAAAATTACATTACGGCAAATCCAAGCGGTGCTAAGAATGCAGAAATGAGATCGCTTTTGGTGAAATCTTATCTGTATTCCGGAAACTTTAAAGAAACTTTAAGTGCAATCGATAAATTGCCAAATTCAACTCCTGAAACCGATAAAGTAGATCAGGAGGTTTCTTATTTATTGGGAACAGAGGAATTCAATAAAGGTAATTTCGACGAAGCGGAAAGATATTTCTTAAGAAGTTTAGAATTTAATATCAACAAAGAATTCAACAGCAGAGCTTTATATTGGTTGGGACAGGTTTATTATCAGAAAGGAAATTATCCTTCTGCGATTGCCCGTTACGAAAAACTGACCAACGAAACTTTCCCAGAAAAACAACAGTTGCCTTACGATTTGGGATATGCTTATTTTAAATCTAAAAAATTCGATCAGGCAGAACAGTATTTTACACAATATTTAAAAAATCCAAAACCTGAATTTAAAAATGATGCCGAGCTTCGTTTAGCGGATATTAATTATGCCAACAACGATTTGGATCAGGCGATTGCGATTTATGATAAAAATGAAGATGCTACCGATTATACTTTATATCAAAAAGCTTTAGCTTTAGGATTTAAAAATGATAACGTTGCTAAAATTACTAACTTAAAATCATTAATTTCAAAATATCCGGGATCTGATTATATTGATGATGCACAGTACGAAATAGGTGTTGCTTACGCTGCTCAGGATGACTTTACCAATTCTAATGATTTCTTCGGAAAGGTGATTAAATCTTCTTCTGATAAAGATTTGGTAGCTAATGCTTCGATTTATAGAGCGCAGAATTATATTGATCAAAATCAAAATGACAAAGCATTATCTGAATTAAAATCTCTTGGTGAACAATATAAAAATACGGCTTATGCACAGAAAATTGTTCAGGCTGCGAAACCTATTTTCACCAAAAACGGTGATGTTTCAGGTTATGCTGGTTTTGCGAGAAATGTAGGTGTCAATATCGACGCTTCTGAAATTGACGAAATCAATTTATCCACAGGGAAGCAATACTTCACGAAAAAAGATTACAAAAACGCAATCTCTTATTACGAGAAATATTTAACGCAGAATCCAACCGGTGAAGGTCTTTATCAGGCTAAATATGAGTTGGGAGAAAGTTATTATCAGACAAATAATCCTACAAAGGCATTATTAGTTCTTCAGGAAATTGCCAATATTCAGAATGATTATCAGGACGACGCAGCAACGAGAGTTGCTCAGATTTATATCGCACAAGGAAATTCTGCTGAAGCTAAAAAGTATTTAGAAAACATTAAAAATTCATCCAACATCAACGTTAAAAATTATGCTAATGTTGAGTTGATGAAAATGTATGCGGAGGAAAAGAATTTCTCAGAAGCTGAAAAATTAGCGAATGCTGTAATTGCCAATAATAAAAACTCTGCGGCAGTTATTGAAACTGCAAAAGTAATCAAGGCGAGAAGTCTGATGAATTCAGGGAAAGATAAAGATGCACAGACCGCTTATACTTCGCTTGAAAAATCTTCAAATACTGAAGTTGCTGCAGAAGCACTTTACGCAAAAGCATTCTATCAGAATAAAGGAAAAGCATTTAAATCTTCTAACGAAACCATCTTTAAATTGGCTAACAATTACGCTTCAGAAGATTATTGGGGTGCAAAAGCATTGGTTTTGATGGCGAAAAATTATATTGGTTTGAAAGATAATTATCAGGCAAGCTACACTTGCGATCAGATTATCTCAAACTATGCAGATTTCCCTGAAATTGTGGCAGAAGCAAAGGAAGTTAAAAAGCAGATTAAAAAGTAA
- a CDS encoding APC family permease, whose translation MNQLFRRKNYSATDTSTNLLRVLGTWDIVFFGIAAIIGAGSFSSLGEAVFRGGPGVILLYLICGFACGFTALCYAEFASRIPTAGSAYTYAYASFGELIAWVIGWALIMEYSFGNIYVAFSWSDYFTSFLERLGMHIPDYLTCSYTEAKKAFLNGSENKELINAWTSAPLLGSLKFIVDIPALVINGLITWLCYRGVKESKNFNNSLVILKLAVIVLVILVGYSYINTENWTPVSIETGTRSFMPNGFAGVMSAVSGVFFAYIGFDALSVLSEETKDPQKTLPKGMIISLALCTVIYICLTLVLTGMVDYRKFDGVGDPLSFIFEKTNANVAWMELTVSFVAIVAITTVLLVFQMGQPRIWYAMSRDGLMPKKFQEVHPKYKTPSFATIVTGIVVGVPILFTDKSFILDFTSIGTIFAFVLVCAGVLMLPPKEKIKGRFHLPYINGKIIFPVIFIGALVGFHYFQPEFFDHLMEWNDPKNGEFRASIFFFILINLGLCVLTFIKNLSLIPLIGLSSCLYLLTGMSHENWFYFGIWFAIGLVIYFCYGYRNSKLRNAD comes from the coding sequence ATGAATCAACTTTTCAGAAGGAAAAACTATTCAGCAACAGATACTTCCACCAATCTTTTGCGGGTTTTAGGAACTTGGGATATCGTTTTTTTCGGAATTGCCGCCATCATCGGAGCCGGAAGTTTCAGCAGTTTGGGTGAAGCCGTTTTCAGAGGCGGCCCCGGTGTTATCCTACTCTATCTGATTTGTGGTTTTGCATGTGGTTTCACTGCTTTATGCTACGCAGAATTTGCCAGCAGAATTCCTACAGCAGGTTCGGCTTACACGTATGCTTACGCCAGTTTTGGTGAATTAATAGCCTGGGTAATTGGCTGGGCTTTGATTATGGAATACTCTTTCGGAAATATTTACGTTGCTTTCTCCTGGTCAGATTATTTTACAAGTTTCCTCGAGCGCCTGGGAATGCACATTCCTGATTACTTGACTTGTAGTTATACCGAAGCGAAAAAAGCTTTCTTAAATGGTTCTGAAAATAAAGAACTCATCAATGCGTGGACGTCTGCTCCTTTATTGGGAAGTTTAAAATTCATTGTCGATATTCCGGCATTAGTGATTAACGGATTGATTACGTGGCTGTGTTACCGGGGAGTGAAGGAAAGTAAAAACTTCAACAATTCTTTAGTAATTTTAAAATTAGCGGTCATCGTTTTGGTGATCTTAGTTGGTTATTCGTACATCAATACCGAAAACTGGACGCCGGTAAGCATAGAAACCGGAACACGTTCATTTATGCCGAATGGTTTTGCAGGAGTGATGAGTGCCGTTTCAGGAGTTTTCTTTGCGTATATAGGATTTGATGCATTAAGTGTACTTTCAGAAGAAACAAAAGATCCGCAAAAAACATTACCGAAAGGAATGATCATTTCTCTGGCACTGTGTACCGTAATTTACATCTGTCTGACTTTGGTTTTAACCGGAATGGTCGACTACAGAAAATTCGACGGCGTTGGAGATCCTTTATCATTCATATTTGAAAAAACAAACGCTAATGTTGCATGGATGGAACTGACGGTTTCATTTGTTGCAATTGTAGCGATTACCACAGTTTTATTGGTATTCCAGATGGGCCAACCTAGAATCTGGTATGCGATGAGCCGTGATGGTTTGATGCCGAAAAAATTTCAGGAAGTTCATCCAAAATATAAAACCCCTTCGTTCGCAACGATTGTTACGGGTATTGTGGTTGGAGTTCCGATTCTTTTCACAGACAAAAGTTTCATTTTAGATTTTACCAGTATCGGAACTATTTTCGCCTTCGTGTTGGTTTGTGCTGGAGTTTTAATGCTTCCTCCGAAAGAAAAAATCAAAGGTCGTTTTCACCTTCCTTATATTAATGGAAAGATTATTTTTCCTGTGATTTTCATCGGTGCTTTGGTAGGATTTCATTACTTCCAGCCGGAGTTTTTTGATCATTTAATGGAATGGAATGATCCTAAAAACGGAGAATTCCGAGCTTCTATTTTCTTTTTTATCTTGATTAATTTAGGCCTTTGCGTTTTGACCTTTATCAAAAATTTATCTTTGATTCCATTAATCGGCTTAAGCTCTTGTTTATATTTATTGACAGGAATGAGCCACGAAAACTGGTTTTATTTCGGAATCTGGTTTGCCATCGGATTGGTTATTTATTTCTGTTATGGATATAGAAACAGCAAACTGAGAAATGCTGACTAA
- a CDS encoding DUF962 domain-containing protein gives MSERIKTYQEFYEFYLDEHKKLGTRIFHFLGILFVFLVIGFVIYTGKERFLWYIPIVGYGFAWLSHAFIERNKPATFKYPLWSLLSDFKLFFELLIGRQKFRTQEKA, from the coding sequence ATGTCTGAAAGAATCAAAACATACCAGGAGTTCTATGAGTTTTATCTCGACGAACACAAGAAATTAGGAACAAGAATTTTTCATTTTCTTGGAATTCTATTTGTTTTTCTCGTCATTGGTTTCGTGATTTACACCGGAAAAGAAAGATTTCTCTGGTACATTCCGATTGTTGGGTATGGTTTTGCGTGGCTGAGTCATGCCTTTATTGAAAGAAATAAACCTGCAACTTTTAAATACCCACTTTGGTCGTTGCTTTCTGATTTTAAATTATTCTTCGAACTGTTGATTGGCAGGCAGAAATTCAGAACGCAGGAAAAAGCTTAA
- a CDS encoding DUF4377 domain-containing protein produces the protein MKNILKSLSIILPMASMLVMTQCKPMPNSGSSGDEKTFIIASQTVDCTGVAPMKCLQVKEKESDSWGNFYSNIEGFTYEPGFEYVLKVKTEKIENPPMDGSSIKYTLVQQVSKTKK, from the coding sequence ATGAAAAATATTCTAAAATCACTTTCTATCATTCTTCCGATGGCATCAATGCTGGTAATGACGCAGTGCAAACCGATGCCCAATTCAGGATCGTCAGGAGATGAAAAAACCTTCATCATTGCTTCGCAAACCGTCGACTGCACTGGAGTTGCTCCAATGAAATGCCTTCAGGTAAAAGAAAAAGAATCTGACAGCTGGGGAAATTTCTACAGCAACATCGAAGGCTTCACCTACGAGCCCGGATTTGAATATGTTTTAAAAGTAAAAACAGAGAAAATTGAAAATCCGCCAATGGACGGTTCGTCAATCAAATATACCTTGGTACAACAGGTTTCTAAAACAAAGAAATAA
- a CDS encoding SPFH domain-containing protein — translation MIYFGILVFFGLITLFASFFTVKQESAAVVERLGKFLKVSHAGLHLKIPFLDQISKRLNLRIQQLDVIIDTKTLDNVFIKMKVSVQYQVIRENVKDAYYRLENPENQITSYVFDVVRAEVPKTKLDDVFVRKDDIAVAVKSELQEAMQSYGYDIIKALVTDIDPDEQVKHAMNRINAAEREKTAAEYESEAQRIRIVAVAKAEAESKKLQGQGIADQRREIAKGLEESVKMLNAANINAQEASALIVVTQHYDTLQSIGANNRSNLVLLPNSPTAASSMLNDLVVSMAATQKMDELSTANYPKPPKDFGQSGH, via the coding sequence ATGATATACTTTGGTATTTTGGTCTTTTTCGGACTGATCACATTATTTGCATCTTTTTTCACGGTCAAGCAGGAATCTGCGGCAGTTGTAGAAAGATTAGGCAAATTCTTAAAAGTAAGCCACGCCGGTTTGCACTTGAAAATTCCTTTTTTGGATCAGATTTCAAAGCGTCTGAATCTTAGAATTCAGCAGTTGGATGTTATCATTGATACCAAAACTTTGGATAACGTTTTTATTAAAATGAAAGTTTCCGTTCAGTATCAGGTGATCAGAGAAAACGTAAAAGATGCTTATTACCGTTTGGAAAATCCTGAAAATCAGATCACATCATATGTTTTTGATGTTGTACGTGCAGAAGTTCCAAAAACGAAATTAGATGATGTTTTTGTAAGAAAAGATGATATTGCGGTTGCTGTAAAAAGTGAATTGCAGGAGGCAATGCAAAGTTATGGTTACGATATTATCAAGGCTTTGGTAACCGATATCGATCCTGACGAACAGGTGAAACACGCAATGAACAGAATAAACGCTGCAGAACGTGAAAAAACAGCTGCGGAATACGAATCTGAGGCACAGAGAATCAGAATTGTTGCGGTTGCAAAGGCTGAAGCAGAATCTAAAAAACTGCAGGGACAAGGTATTGCAGATCAAAGAAGAGAGATTGCAAAAGGTCTCGAAGAATCTGTAAAAATGCTGAATGCTGCTAACATTAATGCGCAGGAAGCTTCTGCATTGATCGTGGTTACACAGCATTATGATACTCTACAGTCGATTGGAGCCAATAATAGGAGTAATTTAGTTTTACTTCCAAATTCGCCAACAGCGGCAAGTTCTATGTTGAATGACTTGGTCGTATCTATGGCAGCAACGCAAAAAATGGATGAATTAAGCACTGCCAATTATCCCAAGCCACCGAAAGATTTTGGACAATCTGGACACTAA
- a CDS encoding Crp/Fnr family transcriptional regulator, producing MVDAKEILKEHILKYASLTNEQFEYVFSHFNIIKLKKGQMLITEGDFVHHEYFVVDGCLKAFYLNDSMKMFILQFAMPNWWVTDFDALYTKNIATINVDCITNASILSISNEDREKICKEIHDVEHFFRWRTNKGYVAAQKRLISFMNNDAKFRYEELLALYPQLYNLVPKHLIAAYLGVTRETLSRLHQ from the coding sequence ATGGTTGATGCTAAAGAAATATTAAAAGAACACATCTTAAAATATGCTTCTCTTACTAACGAGCAGTTCGAATATGTCTTTTCACATTTTAATATCATCAAATTAAAAAAAGGACAAATGCTGATCACTGAAGGAGATTTTGTGCATCATGAATACTTCGTTGTCGACGGTTGTCTGAAAGCATTTTACCTTAATGATAGTATGAAAATGTTTATTCTGCAGTTTGCCATGCCGAATTGGTGGGTAACAGATTTTGATGCGCTTTACACCAAAAACATAGCAACCATCAACGTTGACTGCATCACCAATGCAAGCATTTTGTCAATCTCCAATGAAGACCGAGAGAAAATCTGCAAAGAAATCCACGATGTTGAACATTTTTTCAGATGGCGGACAAATAAAGGCTATGTTGCAGCACAAAAACGCCTTATTTCTTTTATGAATAACGATGCGAAATTCAGGTATGAAGAGCTTTTAGCTTTGTATCCTCAATTGTACAATTTGGTTCCGAAACATTTGATAGCGGCTTATTTAGGTGTTACAAGGGAGACTTTAAGCAGACTTCATCAGTAA
- a CDS encoding YceI family protein, translated as MASDDFFNSDQFPDAVFEIRHAEPGENNFHHITGDLTIKEITHSLEATLQIVKTDNGAVLDTKIVIDRTKFNIKFRSSNFFSNLGDTLIYNNFDLNVHLVAEAQ; from the coding sequence TTGGCTTCTGATGATTTCTTTAACTCAGATCAGTTTCCTGACGCAGTTTTCGAGATCAGACACGCAGAACCAGGTGAAAACAATTTTCACCACATAACCGGAGACCTTACTATCAAAGAAATTACACATTCTCTTGAAGCGACTTTACAGATCGTAAAGACAGACAACGGTGCGGTTTTAGACACTAAAATTGTCATCGACAGAACAAAATTCAACATCAAATTCAGATCATCAAATTTCTTCAGCAATCTTGGAGATACTTTGATCTACAACAATTTTGATTTGAATGTTCATTTAGTTGCGGAAGCACAGTAA
- a CDS encoding 4-oxalocrotonate tautomerase family protein: MPFIKVDVLRKDLNREKKQQLMRELNKAVTKVLNKDPHLTHIVINEIEDDNWGYAGEQVTVLKEQGFSNEKK; encoded by the coding sequence ATGCCATTCATAAAAGTAGATGTTTTGCGCAAAGATCTTAATCGCGAAAAAAAACAACAATTAATGAGAGAACTCAATAAAGCTGTAACAAAAGTTTTGAATAAAGATCCTCATTTGACACACATTGTGATCAATGAAATCGAAGACGACAACTGGGGATACGCTGGAGAGCAGGTTACCGTATTGAAAGAACAAGGATTTTCAAATGAAAAAAAATAA
- a CDS encoding SDR family NAD(P)-dependent oxidoreductase codes for MKKETVIVTGASSGIGLEIARYFMDRGDNVVINSQTESKLQKIYNELGAGENLAMVAGSVADKTVGEKLAKTAIERFGSIDVLVNNAGIYENKPFLEVTEEYLEKFLNTNLKGTFFTTQSVIPQMQKQKDGVIINIETPLVYHSIAQFPSTAPISSKYRCTRTHQNADAR; via the coding sequence ATGAAAAAAGAAACAGTAATCGTTACTGGCGCATCATCAGGAATCGGTTTAGAAATTGCTCGTTATTTTATGGACAGAGGTGATAATGTAGTGATCAATTCACAGACAGAATCAAAATTACAAAAGATTTATAACGAATTAGGAGCAGGTGAAAACCTCGCAATGGTTGCAGGAAGCGTTGCAGATAAAACCGTTGGAGAAAAATTAGCAAAAACGGCGATTGAAAGATTTGGTTCGATTGATGTATTGGTCAACAATGCCGGAATTTATGAGAATAAACCTTTTCTGGAAGTTACGGAAGAATATTTAGAAAAATTTTTAAATACCAATTTAAAGGGAACATTCTTCACAACGCAATCCGTAATTCCTCAAATGCAGAAACAAAAAGATGGAGTTATTATCAATATCGAAACTCCGCTTGTGTATCATTCAATCGCACAATTTCCATCAACGGCACCGATTTCGAGCAAATATCGTTGCACCAGGACTCATCAGAACGCCGATGCACGATGA
- a CDS encoding nuclear transport factor 2 family protein produces MKVLLLFAWLFIFPVNSFAQKIKVMKADTAQETEIRNAIEQYYFKGIYEGNTGLLKQVFHKDALLFGDIKGVPYYKTAAQYIEGVGSRISPQKSGKDFTPTIISIEVINTIATAKLNVKMYDFNYYNFITFHKIDGKWLIVNKTLTDVQL; encoded by the coding sequence ATGAAAGTTCTACTATTATTTGCATGGCTGTTTATCTTTCCGGTAAACAGCTTTGCTCAAAAAATCAAAGTCATGAAAGCAGACACAGCACAAGAAACAGAAATAAGAAATGCCATCGAGCAATATTATTTTAAAGGAATCTATGAAGGTAATACCGGGCTTTTGAAACAGGTTTTTCATAAAGATGCCCTACTTTTCGGAGATATAAAAGGTGTTCCTTACTACAAAACCGCCGCACAGTATATTGAAGGTGTCGGAAGCAGAATAAGTCCCCAAAAATCGGGGAAAGATTTTACCCCTACAATCATCTCAATCGAAGTGATAAACACGATTGCTACAGCAAAATTAAATGTAAAAATGTATGATTTTAATTACTATAATTTTATAACTTTCCATAAAATTGATGGTAAATGGCTCATCGTCAATAAAACATTAACTGATGTACAACTCTAA